AAACCTCCTACAGAAACAAAGGTATTTGAAAAATTTGAACCTAAAGAAGAAATAAAAGATTTTGAAGAGGAAAGACTAGACTTAAAAGAATTAGATCAAGTCTTGGGAAGATACCTGAGAAATTTGCTAGAAACAACATTTAAAAGTTCTCTTGATCAAATGACACCTCGGATAAATGAAATCGTCGAAAAGGTCACAAAAGAAATGGTTCCTGGAATTGCAGAATCAATTATAAAAAAAGAAATTGAGAAATTAAAGAGTAGTGCTGACCAGTAGGAGGATGATATTTTGAAAGTTGTCGTTCTAGAAAAGGGTTATGACCCAAAGAGGGTTGAAGAAAAATGGTATAAGTTCTGGATTGAACATCAGCTCTCTCATGGTGATGAAAATTCTCAAAAAAAATCTTATTCAATTGTTATCCCTCCCCCGAATATAACGGGAACTCTCCATATTGGCCATGCCTTAAATAATACATTGCAGGATATATTAATCCGTTGGAAAAGAATGGAAGGATACAATACTTCGTGGATTCTTGGAACAGACCATGCTGGAATTGCCACTCAAAATGTTATTGAAAAACAGCTTGCTGAAGAAGGTACCGATAGACAGAAGTATGGCCGAGAGGCTTTTATTAAAAAGGTCTGGGACTGGAAAGAAAAATCTGGAGGTACGATTATTCAGCAATTAAAAAGATTAGGAGCTTCATGTGACTGGGAAAGAGAAAGGTTCACAATGGATGAGGGTCTTTCCAAGGCTGTGAGAGAAGTCTTTGTAAGACTTTACGAAGAAGGTTTAATATATAAAGATTATTATATAGTTAATCGCTGCCCAAGATGCCTT
This DNA window, taken from Nitrospinota bacterium, encodes the following:
- a CDS encoding class I tRNA ligase family protein, translating into MKVVVLEKGYDPKRVEEKWYKFWIEHQLSHGDENSQKKSYSIVIPPPNITGTLHIGHALNNTLQDILIRWKRMEGYNTSWILGTDHAGIATQNVIEKQLAEEGTDRQKYGREAFIKKVWDWKEKSGGTIIQQLKRLGASCDWERERFTMDEGLSKAVREVFVRLYEEGLIYKDYYIVNRCPRCLTALSDLEVEYQETRGKLYYIRYPLLDKQESLIVATTRPETMLGDTALAVNPEDERYNYYIGKKAILPIVERILPIIPDNHVDTSFGTGVLKVTPAHDPYDFEIGKRHNLTQVKVINEMGIMNEEAGIYKGLDTLECRKKLINDLKSEG